AAATTACCGACAAATAAACATGGCAAGGGGAGTAACTAAAGGaattaggaaaacaaaaatcacacAAAGACGAGAATCCAAACAAGTACACAATCATAGATATAattaaaaagcccaaaaacaacaGGCACCATTGTTTCCATACTACAATTAGAagcccataaacactgggctaaataaaaaaagcatcATTCTTAAACTAAAGATATTGTTCTTAAAGTAGAATTAATAAAACCCCAAAACACATtaggcaccaaaaaaaaaaaaaatatatatatatatatataaaaaaaaaacttatgaaagAGGTTATAAGGAAACAGTAGGTTCATGCGTCTGGAGGAGGCAGAGGGACATCCCCAGGAGTATCACCCTTGGGAGTAGTGGATTGGGAAGCTTCGTCAGCTGTCATCTCCTTGTCCACCTCTTCGAGGTCCAAATTTTCCAAGTCTACCCCAATTGGATGCTTGACGAGATATCACCTCAAAAGCTCGAAGCCCTTGAAGTACCAGTTGAAGAGGACGGTGTTGTACTCCTCCGTCGTCTAGAACGCTTCCGAACTTCGTAGCAATAGTTTTCAGCATTTCCCTCATCGCCAAGAGTTGTTCATCCTTCTCCGCAACTAATTGCTTTTCCACCTTCAGCTCGTCAGAAAGGCCCTATACCTGCTCCTTTATGGTGTTAGTGTCCCCCATAGCAGTGATCAAGTCTTTCTTAAGCTTAGAATTCTCGGCCTCTAAAGCCTCCACCCGTGAAGCTGCTGACGATACCTTCGTCTCCTGAGTAAGGAACTCCAAGATTATGTGAAGGCTCTCCCCCAGTACCTGCAAAAGAGGAgccaaatataaaaaagaaaagaaaaaagagagaaaagaaaaaagaagaaaagaggatGAATCTGCACAAGTCCACCACCTAAACGAGTTTGTGGAGGTGACGGCTCACAATCTCGTTGGGAGATAGGCCCGAGAATATTTTCATGTCCTCGGCAGTAAAGTTCTCTTGTGCTCTCACCAATGCGACCCCAGCGTCGTCCCAGACGCTGAACGAACGAGAATCCGCTTTTCCCTTCCCCTTGTCACCAGTCTGCGGCCTTTTTCGTTTGGGGATGATCTCCTCAACTGAAGTAGCCGGGAAGTCCGTCCTCGTTATCTTAGTCCCGGAGTGACTGGAGTACCAGTAGTGACGGGGGCCCCTTTGTCCGTCACACGCACAGCCCGAGTCCCAATGTTGGAAAGGGACTCATTCTTCTTGCCCCTCATTCGTGCATATATCACTTGGTTAAATTTTGTCGTCATCCCTGCAGAaggaaaacacttagaaaaaaaaggACAACATGGACGAGCTCAAGCAAACACTTACTCTTCTTCTGCTCGATATCTATGTTTCATAGGACGAAGGAAAACGGTTCAGGACCGAGGCAATAAAAAGCTAGAGTCCGCAGATCTACCAGATCATCAAAATCTTTGATCGTCCTCACGTACTCGATGGCTTTCTCAACCTGCTTCCTATACTTGCTCTTAAGCTTGGGTTGTCTCTTAACTACACAAGAAGATGAACAGAAGAATTAATGACGATAAAatgaacacaaaaattaaaggTTTAAAGATTTGGAAGAAATAAATGACGTACCTAAAGTCGAGGTTCTCCACCTACGAAGCAGCCTAGGGAGATCACCCTAAACTTTGTCAGAGGGAGTCGCCCAGTCATCCTCGGACACAAAAAAGAACCGGGGCTTCTAGTATCTAAACGACGAAGGCAATTCTCGAACGATCTTAGTCCTCCTCTCCCAAGGCACTAGTTTGTAGTACCTATGGTCTTTAGACGGCTTCAAACGGTACAAGTAAATGAGCTCGTCCATCCTAATCATGTCCCCGTCTGTGGCGGCCAGCCATATTTCCATACAGCTAACCACTatcctccacgaattgggcataaAGTGATACCGAAATGTCCTAGAAGCTCCATGATAAAAGGATGGACGGGCAGTCTAAGCCCGCACAGGAAGGCAGCTTCGTAAAAGCACACCTCCCCAGGCAAGAAGTGGCAAGCTCGTTCCTCCCCATGAGGCAGACGAACCCTAACCCTATCTGAGAATTGGAATCTTTCCTTAAATCTGGAGAGTGTCTCCCTGTCTAAACCACACACCTCCCCAAGAGCATGAAAAACCTTAACCACTTAAGGGACGGAGACGGCAGTGTCCCCCTCTACGAGGTCGTCGCTAGAGGACAACCCAGTCTCGAGTTCACTTGACCTTACCTTAGACATTACCCTTCTCTCACTCACCAAACTATCAAACCAATCGTTTGATTGACAGAGCACAGGGAACAACTCACACAATGCAACACCTAAACCACTACCCTCAAATACAAAATTTCCAACCAAAGGGAAGAAACACGAGAAGTACCTAAAGAGGCCCCCAAATGTgcaaaaaagaaggaaactgAGAGACAAGCTACTCTAACCTCAACACTATTGACcataaaagccaaaaaaaagggaaagaaagagatgAATCCTAGAAACCCCAAAGCGCCAAAAAAACAAATGcacagaaaagaaagaaaaagggaaaaaataaggAATCTATCGTAATCGTATACATAAAAGAGAAAAGGGAAGAGGGACATAccttaaaatgaaaaagtagGAAGCTCAGCCACAGGGCACACTGGCTCGGAGAAAGTCACAAGGAAAGAGTGGAGAGGAagaaacttagagcaatgatTAGGAGTTGGAGAAAGTGAAGGGGAAAGTGAAGAGAGGAGAAGTTTAAAAAGCTAGGCataaaaaactgaaattcaGTGGAAAAACCAAGAGTCACACAATTGGGGCATTAACTGCTCCGTTTAGAGCACGCCACGTGGCCAGCACGCATGAGACGCCACCACTACACATTAAATGCGAAACAGAACCCCAAGAGCTACATCCAGTTAAAAGACTTTTTAACTTTCAATGGTCGTCCTGACACGCCACAACGACCATAGAACCCGAGGGGGCAGCTGATGGGATTGACGAGACTAACCTCTAGACGAAATAAAGCAACACCATCGTCCAAATACAAAGCGGTTTAGACAAGGACAGGCAGAACATTAATAAGAGAATTCAATGCCTCAGCCAGGTATTAACTAGCTGTCAGACCGTTGGAGCCTCATCAAGACCTGCATTAACAAGCCCTAAAACGTTACAAGGAGAGCATTAAAACCACAATCAAGGCCCCAACGGCTAGAAGCCCCAAagactatatatacacactcacaaagaacacaaaaggtaGATAATTTCACCAACAAGAAAtactttgacatttttcttttacttttaagAGATTGTCATATACTAACTTAGACATCGGAAGTATTGTGGCAAGCGCCACACCGGTGTCTATCTCAAGAAAGTTTTGGTCCGTTTTGTAGGGGCAACAACGAGATTTCGGCATCATTTAGACAGATATATACTACTGACGATTTAACTTcatcgttttttttttgaaaatattttaaactcgAAAAATATTCTACAGCCGGAGttgaaaattgcaaaaaaactAGGAGTAACCTCCTAGCATCACCTATAGTCTAAAGTCGTTATTAGATAAACTCACCATTACGCGAGAATGAGAAGTATACGCCGACTGCTCGATAGTCTTCCCTAGTACGAGGCTGACAGGCACCATGACGCAAGTAGCAGCTTTTATGCTATTAGAGGAAAGGAAACCACTAGAATACTTACTAGTTTTATTGTAGATGAATGGAACAAGCTAGAATGGCctccaaaaaccaaaaccaaaaccaaaacccaatcccaaccattttttgtaattaatgtACACCACTCTTATCCAGTACCGCCACAACAACGTCACtctcccccacccccccccccgcccccgGCATCCCCTACTTCCTCACCGTTGATCATCTTTAACTCCAACGCACCCACTTTCCACCCTCCAATTCACTGACCCCTTGTCTGAGCCGACGCGGTACGGAGACACGTGTCAACACAATGGTTTTCCTCCGGGGCCCACGTAAGATCTTTTAACCTCCAGAGCCTCCCTTCATTCCCTTcccaatatgaacaaaaaaaacacacaaaacccGCACAGCCAATCCCGTGCCTCCACGTTTCACTCGCCGGGAAACCTAGGGTTTTGATCAGATACTCCGGCGGAGCATAGTAGCTCaaactttccatttttttttaattttttttttataattaaaaaacttcTCTATACTATTTATgtactttatttaattttcgcCCACCCCGGAGCGAAACGATGTCGTTTCTGCGGCAGAGAAAGGCCACGAAGGCCGAGGAGAATAAGTCAGAAGGCTCTCAGATTGACACCGCCTCAAAAAACGACGACGTTGTTGATAACAGAAAACAACAGAAGCTTCCACAAAAGCACGAAAGCGAAGAAAGTTCCAGAAGAAGGAGAAGTTCTTCGAGGAGATGGTCTTGCGTGGACAGCTGTTGCTGGTTCATTGGCTGCATATGCTCGATCTGGTGgttcttgctattcgtgtacaACGCAATGCCAGCTTCGTTTCCTCAGTACGTAACGGAGGCGATAACGGGACCGTTGCCTGACCCTCCCGGCGTCAAATTGAGGAAGGAAGGGTTAACGGCGCAGCATCCGGTCGTTTTCGTGCCCGGAATCGTCACCGGCGGCCTCGAATTGTGGGAGGGGCACCAGTGCGCCGAGGGATTGTTTAGGAGGAGACTCTGGGGTGGCACATTTGGTGAATTGTACAGAAGGTAAAGGTCCTTTTCGGGTTTCTgcaccttttttaaaaaaaattttaattgtaatttttgtgCTTTGTGATGAGAATTTTGGTATTCTTATTATGCTTGCAGAAAAGCACTGCACTTTAATTGGTTTTGGATACGATAGCTtaaatgagattttaaaataaataaaaagattctAAAGTGGGCAATaacttaattagttttttttttttttttgggtgaaaatgtaaggaaaagtgaaaattttaaaaatggtaTATAAAAGGTAAAAGTTGAGCTTATACAATGGGACACTTAAAGGGTAGTACAAATGTACACTACTCATTGATTAGTGTGACATGTGAGGGAAGTGATTTTGATACTTCAAAgggtgttttatttatttatttatttattataacaaTGCAAAAGTGGGTTATGTTTGTTTTGCTTAGGTGAGAAGTTAGGGGGGGTGACATTGCTTAAACTTGGGTGTTTCTTGGGTCATTGTCATACGCAAGTGaagaaagtgtttttttttttgggtgattttttttatttctatggAAGAAACCTAAAATGAAGATGCTAGAAGTGAGGGAGtattactttttaatttggatTAGAACTTCTTTGTGCAATGCCATTTCGTTTTATGGGAAGGCACGGTTCGGAGAAGTTTTTTAAGTGATTGATGAATTTGAAATGAACTGGATTTGGTGGTGAATGATGTGGTCTATATAAGATGAAGCATTAGCCAATTCAACCATATGTCATGTATTGGTCTGAGAGCATGACATTTGAGGAATGTGTATTTATAGCTAATCTAGTGGTTGCAAGAATGCAATAGTTTATATCATGTTGTTCTTAGCTTAGAATGGAAATCTTATGGGTGAGGTTGCTGGAGACTGACTTATGTTAATAATATTTGATTTAGGTctgaaatatttgaaaatttttcaaccAGAAGGTGTTGTGTAAATGGTAAGTTTTTAGATGatatctttaaaaaacaaaCGGGATATGGGGTGATTATATAATGATGGACCATTTTTGACTAAATGGCCTAATTGTTAAAGCTGCCGTATTGCCCTCTAAAAGACCCAATTTAACCATTTTCAAGCCTTTATTGGatatttttggtatttcatTGTCGACTGTGAACTTGTGAAATCTGTGCTTCAACCCTTTTCATACTATCTTATATAAGTATGCATTTGTTCCACATAAATTTAGTGGCTGTATCTTACAAAATTGTTTGAATGCATAAAGCAGTACTTCTTCTGAGGCATAGGAGTTGGCATTAAATGAGAAAATTTGTGGGCAAAAAATGGTGTCCTTAAAATAGGGGTTTAGCATGTAAAAGTGCATGATCAATGGACCATAATCCTTGCTATGAACTTGCTTAAttaataagatataatttttttcttttaattttttttataagaaattaatatCCTTTGACTAAGcacaaaatttaattagagataATTGAAAGTAGACTAACTATACCTTATATTGCTTTTGATCCATGatatatatgttaaattgaCCAATTATATCCGTTCCTGATTGATTAGCAACAGGTagaattatattatcaaaaaaataagacACCAGGTAGAATAAAATCATGCTAAATTTGCCTGTATTCTGAATGTTTATCAGTTTGCTGCTCATTTGTTATGAAGTTTTGCGATTATCTTAATGGAACCATGGAAGTGAGTCCTTAAGGGGTGTGTGTTGCTTCTGCAGGCCATTATGCTGGGTTGAGCACATGTCACTGGACAATGAAACTGGACTGGACTCGCCTGGTATAAGGGTGAGGCCTGTATCTGGACTTGTGGCGGCTGATTACTTTGCACCAGGTTATTTTGTCTGGGCAGTCTTAATTGCCAATTTGGCTCGCATTGGATATGAGGAGAAAACCATGTATATGGCTGCATATGATTGGAGATTGTCGTTTCAAAACACCGAGGTACAGATTTCAATTAGGAGTTAATTTTTCCTGGACATAAATTTCACCAACTCAACTTGTGTTGCTGAAATTTCATTATTCAACTTTTCGTtactttgaaagaaaaaaaagtcattatttAACTATCTGGTATTGGCAGAAGTTTTTGTCATCCTCTTGTAGTATAGAATACATCCTGTCTCGAATCCGCTTATGATTCGCTGCCTAATTGGATTGATCAGGTCAGAGACCAAAGTCTAAGCAGGATAAAAAGCAATATAGAACTCATGGTAGCTACAAATGGTGGAAAAAAGGTGGTTGTTATTCCACACTCAATGGGTGCTATCTACTTTCTGCATTTCATGAAATGGGTTGAGGCACCAGCTCCAGTGGGTGGTGGTGGCGGGTCGAATTGGTGTGCTAAGCATATCAAAGCAGTGATGAATATTGGTGGACCCTTTCTAGGCGTCCCAAAAGCAGTCTCTGGACTTTTCTCTATTGAAGCGAAGGATGTTGCTGTTGCCAGGTTTATATTTCAACTGTCATGATATGAATAGGACTAGGTtataatcttttcttttcttgtcttAATCGCCTCGGTTTCAGAATTACTTCAAAACAAAGAATGTTTTGTAGCATGTATAGGATCATTTCAAAGGAAATAGGGTGGcatcaatttcttttattatgaATTTGGTGCAGGATAAAGATTGCATGAAGACTCCATTCTAGCTGGTGGTCCAAGTTATCAATGTTTTTTGTATTCTTTGATTTGCAAACGTCCTTTCTCATGGCATTGCCTGGGAGAACCTTGTTTGATTCCTGCTTCCCTTCacccccaccccacccccccccaaaaaaaaaaaaaaatttgttgtaagGAAATAAGAAGAGAGATGTTTTTCtgttaaaggtttttttttttttttttttaaagatttactGTCCAGATAAAATTCATCTTGCTCTCCAAAAATTCTGACTCATCTTTGGGTAATTTTGTGTTCAAATATTGTTTACTTGAACACCCAAATTCAGATCTGGACACCAATACTGGCATGCATGTTTCCATACATCTTTTCTGCTTTTGATGAACCGCTAATCCTTAAACAGGGCTTTCGCACCAGGTGTTTTGGATAAGGATGTTTTTGGTCTTCAAACTCTACAACATATGATGCGGATGACCCGTACATGGGATTCAACCATGTCAATGATACCAAAAGGTGGGGATACCATTTGGGGTGGCCTTGATTGGTCTCCTGAAGGATACTTCAACTGTAGTGCAAAGAAGCTGAAAAATAATGATACCAACACTGCAGACCAAAATGGAAAGGGAGGTCTGGGTTCTACAAAAAGAGTAAATTATGGGAGGATCATTTCATTTGGGAAAGATGTAGCTGAGATACATTCCTCTGAGATTGAGATGGTGGATTTTAGGGTAATGTTCTGGGTTTTAGTTTGATTGCTATGAGTTCTCTTTCCATTGAAAGTAAAcatatcttctctctctcccccccacTGCCTCTGTGTGTGTGCATGCATACCTAAAAAGTATACAAAGTGTATTTCTCTCTGCCACCTGTGAAAGGTTATACACTTATAATTAAGTTTATATAGAACAAGGGGATAATAGAAAAAGTGTGATGTATTGTAACTAACAAAACAGGATACTTTAGTagtttattaaacaaaaaattagtagaatgcataaaaaagtgataataataatgaatctCACAAATGAGAATCAAGAAGATGGCCTATTTGATGGAATGAGATGACTATGTCCGGGAATAAATAGTTAGCAAGAAATGAGTCATTCCATTTTTTAACAAGTAGCTTATTTCCtgaaaagctttttttttttttttttaaatcatccaTATGATTGATGAGCCATAAGATAGCCCATGGTTCAtatgaaattaattattaaaatggaaggggttttttttattcctGTCCACCAGTCTGCATGCAAGGAAATTAGTCTTATTGATTGATCCATTTCATCTGTATCAATACTTTGTAATTTATACTATACCTACTTTCTAGTATCAAATTTCTGGGTAAGATTTTGTAGCTACAGAGTGATGCAACTGCTTTGCAAGATTACGCAAAGATAGACTGCTTTTTTTTCCTATGTTTTATGTGGAGGACtaattctttcttcttgttATTTCAAATGCGAGCCTGTATTGTCACATATCATTTGCTAGAATGCACAATCGATCATATGAAAGGCAGACTACTGTTTTTTGCACTCTACGAGTGCTGATTTCTTTAGAGTCCAagctttttaaaaacaaataaataaacaaaaaaaaaattcctgaagTATATTTTAGTAATCAGTGACTGAAATATCGTACATCTGCTGCTGAGGTACTCACTAATTTGAGGTGTTTGCTACCTAGACTAGCAATTGTTATTTGTCTGAAGTATATTGCTTGGAGTTCTATGTGcttactttctcttttattgGCTTACTGGCAGGATGCTTTCAAGGGTAGTAACCTTATAAATGCAACCAAGTGTGATGTATGGACAGAGTACCATGAAATGGGTATTGAGGGTGTAAAAGCTATTGCAGATTACAAAGTTTACACAGCTGGGTCAATTTTGGATCTGCTTCATTATGTTGCCCCCAAGATGATGGCACGTGGAGATGCTCATTTTTCATATGGAATTGCTGACAATTTGGATGACCCTAAATACCAACATTACAAATATTGGTCAAACCCCTTAGAAACAAAGTgagtttttaacttttctttgttgttttagCTGTTTGTTTCTTATGAGTAATAAATTGCcctgacataattttttttcttcaaatgttGTTGATGATGTGCTATTTAAGTTGTACAAAGTATGCGCACCAATGTGACTGATCAATGTTAAAGCTTTTAATTAGCCAAGCATGCATCATTCTCTgcagtgtgtgtgtataaatatGCACATGTCATACTCTATTTATATGTTTGTAGACACATTGAGCACAGTGTTACATAATCTagttacctatcaaaaaaaaaaaaaaaggatgttaCGTAATCTTGTTGGAAGGTTCTCTTCTGTGCGGTACAGAAGCTTGGGAAAATGGGTTAAAATCCTTCTTATATTATAGTTACTGGAGAAATTGATATCTGAAATTTTGTGAATGGTCTAATGTGTTGGaaattttctcttcttgatCTTAAAATATTATGTTTAGGCTGATGAtatgatttgtttatttatcaCTATAATAGCAATGAACGTTCTTTAGTTGTTCTAGGTTGGCTATAGTTCAAGTGAACTCCCCCTTAATATTGCTGCTTAAACTTCTGTACTGCCTTGCAGATTACCAAATGCTCCAGACATGGAAATCTACTCTATGTATGGTGTTGGAGTTCCCACGGAAAGAGCATATGTATACAAGTTAACTCCTCCATCAGAATGTTACATTCCATTTCAGATAGATACCTCAGCAGAGGGTAGAAGTGAGGACTCCTGTCTAAAAGGTGGTGTTTTTTCTGTTGACGGAGATGAAACTGTGCCTGTTTTAAGTTCAGGTTTTATGTGTGCTAAAGGTTGGCGGGGAAAAACTCGTTTCAATCCTTCAGGCATTCATACTTACATAAGGGAGTACGATCATGCCCCCCCCGCCAATCTTCTAGAGGGCCGGGGCACCCAAAGTGGTGCCCATGTTGATATAATGGGTAATTTTGCATTGATAGAAGATATTATAAGAGTAGCAGCAGGGGCCACTGGAGACGACTTGGGTGGGGATCGAGTTTACTCTGATATTTTCAAATGGTCCGAAAACATCAACTTACAACTTTAGATTCATGGTGAGTATTTGAAGTTTATCGATACAATTTCCATAaatgtttgaactttgaagcaaTATATTGTTGAAAGCAACTTTAATTGATTTAACCTTGCGGTACGGGCTTTGCCTTTCAAcacccctccccccccccccccctttccataaaatataaaaccttcTCTTGGTTGAAGTTTGAGGTTTTGTGATATTGCCCAAAGATTTATATATTCATACAAAAACATCAGTCTCAACTTTTTGTAGTGCTTGATTAATGATTCAATCTAAAAATAAACCTTATCCCAAGTTCTCGAGCTTTAGGTCTTTGATTACACATTGTTTTCATTAATCTGAAGCCTTACCTTCTCTGAATGGCAGAAATCATGCTTgactaatataatataatcaaaGGACACAATATATTGAGGTAATCCGCTACTATTTTCGTTTCTGTCCTTGGTGTTACATTCTCAATCATAGCATCTCAGtaaatttgttttctattttcataccTTGCCCTTAATACCATACATTTGTTAAAGTTTGTTCCCACCCTTGTTTCAGCATATTAGCTTTCTACTATGCTTCAAGGGACCTGATGAGGTACTGCCTTCCCATGTTAGCGGCGGCGATTGAAGCAGTGCACTTTTTTGCTCTCATTGAAGCCTAAGAGTTGAGGTGCTCGCTGCTGAAGCAAAAATgcataaagatatatatatagtatttgtaGTCTGCATTCTCTCAGGAAGCACCCAGTTTGGTTTATTAATTGGAATTCCACGTTATTGGGTTCCCTATTGTTTTCGGTGCACTAACTTGTAGAGTCCATAGGTCCCAGAAATTTTGGATatccatttaatttatttgatttttgtcaATAAAAGTTACTGTTAATTAGTGCATGTTACTTTGTAATTATTTTGTGGGTCTTGCTCTCTCTGGCTGGTGACAGCTTTTTCCACTTTTAGACTGAATCACCTAATGCTCTAATGCCTTCACACGAAGCCTAATAAGGTTAATGATACAGACTACAGAGTTGGTTGGACTTTAGGCTGGTGAATCACATGATTGTTGAAAGGAAATATGGAACAAATAGTGGATTCCTTGTTGGTATGTATGAGTGTGACCCAACTGTACTATAAGACATCTTTTACCTTAAAAACGGGTGTGTAATTTGACTACAAACATCATATGATTTCTTGCCAAATTTCGCTGGGTCTTGGGCCTGGttgcttttcaatttttgaagtTCAAAGTGTCTGGTGTTACTTCCAATTGGctggtttcctttttttttttttctttttcttgttgtttttttttttttatagtgtaCGGTTATGTTATAAGGGTTGAGTTAGAAATCCTTTACAGGCAATGAATCAGATGTGGTCTATTCAACGCTACTGCCACTTAAGCAAGCCATATATAAGTGACGATGTTACACTTAatgtaactttaagcaatattAAACCCACCTATTTCATGTACTTGCCCACTTAAACAAGCATGGGGTAGCTTTGACGCACTCATCGGATGGCTCAAAGCAGCGTATGAAGAGAATGGTAGATTAGCTAGAATTAAGCGATTTATTTAAGGGAAGTTAAAGAAGGCCAAGCAAAAGCTAGAGGGATACCTattgagaagaagaaacaaaaaggcCAACTATTGTAATGGCCACAACTATCGCGGTGATTCAAGGAGGCGATGCTAGTAGACTACGGTGGCTCTATGCTACGATGGCTTTGTTTCTatcatatctctctctttcttctctccaGGCCAGATCTAGCTTTCTCTTTCTATTAATTTggattaaatttgttttttaaaccCCATGTTAGACGTATGTGACcattttgttagatttttaacAGTTTACAAGTTGAGGTACTGATTTGGCTGGTATGTAAAGTTTACGGAGTAAATTGGTGAATAAAAAAGTCCAGGGGGTGTCTTGGCCAGTACTTGAAAGTTTAGGGGGTATATGaatatttttctcatattttttaattgaatgtgaattttgacaaatccactgttagattacattatctttgtatattctctatgcttgcaaaattttaaggtgatcaaaaattaatagccaaggcattaatcaattgtttgaattcaaatttttttaatttaaaataatgcataaaatttgaatttatagatcaaatagtaaatccaattgacataaaaattggcatgatattaagaatatataaaacatgtaattcaacggtgagattttcaaactataaattttataacaaattattaggtggtgtaacattgtttagagttatatcaggtgtaacttgaaccaaaccctatatatatatatatatatagagagagagagagagagagagaggatttgaATCCTAGATGTCTTcgt
This genomic stretch from Castanea sativa cultivar Marrone di Chiusa Pesio chromosome 1, ASM4071231v1 harbors:
- the LOC142622430 gene encoding phospholipid:diacylglycerol acyltransferase 1-like, with protein sequence MSFLRQRKATKAEENKSEGSQIDTASKNDDVVDNRKQQKLPQKHESEESSRRRRSSSRRWSCVDSCCWFIGCICSIWWFLLFVYNAMPASFPQYVTEAITGPLPDPPGVKLRKEGLTAQHPVVFVPGIVTGGLELWEGHQCAEGLFRRRLWGGTFGELYRRPLCWVEHMSLDNETGLDSPGIRVRPVSGLVAADYFAPGYFVWAVLIANLARIGYEEKTMYMAAYDWRLSFQNTEVRDQSLSRIKSNIELMVATNGGKKVVVIPHSMGAIYFLHFMKWVEAPAPVGGGGGSNWCAKHIKAVMNIGGPFLGVPKAVSGLFSIEAKDVAVARAFAPGVLDKDVFGLQTLQHMMRMTRTWDSTMSMIPKGGDTIWGGLDWSPEGYFNCSAKKLKNNDTNTADQNGKGGLGSTKRVNYGRIISFGKDVAEIHSSEIEMVDFRDAFKGSNLINATKCDVWTEYHEMGIEGVKAIADYKVYTAGSILDLLHYVAPKMMARGDAHFSYGIADNLDDPKYQHYKYWSNPLETKLPNAPDMEIYSMYGVGVPTERAYVYKLTPPSECYIPFQIDTSAEGRSEDSCLKGGVFSVDGDETVPVLSSGFMCAKGWRGKTRFNPSGIHTYIREYDHAPPANLLEGRGTQSGAHVDIMGNFALIEDIIRVAAGATGDDLGGDRVYSDIFKWSENINLQL